A genome region from bacterium includes the following:
- a CDS encoding heme-binding protein, which produces MNPFLKQIMAAVIVLLGAVGAMATEEAKYTLVEKSGAFEIRDYERHLLVETIVDSSLEDAGNLAFRKLFRYISGNNVSNNSIAMTAPVAQEARGGKIAMTAPVGQQAAQGGWAVSFMMPANYTLQTLPLPTDPTLSVREVPARRMAVIRYSGTWSQERYLENKEQLDSWILKKGFTATGEPVWARYNPPFTLWFLRRNEVLIPIAMK; this is translated from the coding sequence ATGAACCCGTTTTTAAAACAAATCATGGCAGCGGTGATCGTGCTGCTGGGAGCGGTGGGCGCGATGGCAACTGAAGAAGCAAAATACACTTTAGTGGAAAAGTCCGGCGCGTTCGAAATCCGCGACTATGAGCGCCATCTTCTGGTCGAAACCATTGTGGATAGTTCCCTGGAAGACGCCGGGAATCTGGCTTTCAGGAAGCTGTTCCGCTACATCTCTGGAAATAATGTATCCAATAACAGCATTGCGATGACCGCCCCGGTCGCCCAGGAGGCCCGTGGCGGGAAAATTGCCATGACGGCGCCTGTGGGGCAGCAGGCGGCCCAAGGCGGTTGGGCCGTCAGCTTCATGATGCCGGCGAACTATACCTTGCAAACACTGCCCCTGCCGACCGACCCGACGCTGAGCGTACGGGAGGTTCCTGCCCGTCGCATGGCGGTCATCCGTTATAGCGGAACCTGGAGCCAGGAACGGTATCTGGAAAATAAGGAACAGTTGGACTCCTGGATCCTGAAAAAAGGGTTTACCGCCACAGGCGAACCTGTCTGGGCCCGCTACAATCCGCCGTTCACACTCTGGTTTCTCCGGAGGAATGAAGTTTTAATCCCTATCGCAATGAAATGA
- the mqnC gene encoding cyclic dehypoxanthinyl futalosine synthase yields the protein MTSPAHMTMKRPRLSSADALDLLRHGDTAELMGRANLMRHQMHGPVTCFTHSLNLNPTNVCENRCELCAFWREPDAADAYVLTLDQARDRLLAARDMGLTDLHIVGGLQEAVGLEYYESLFRLAREIMPSVLVQGLTAVEIRSLANRSKLPVATVLQRLQAAGLAAIPGGGAEIFNASVRDRVCSKKISAEDWLSVHRQAHGLGLPSNATMLFGHLEAAEDIIDHLTRLRDLQDVTGGFKAFIPLPFQPQGTRLSVARGPGGYTVARVVAISRLFLDNVPHIRMLVNYVDRKLLQVLLEGGVDDVGGTSLDERIAKAAGAPTGQRFGSTGEMVSFISQLGLSPRLVNSRYEAADCASPPAMAIPAEPPAPSPLLTTALRKACNNERLSAPEAVALLAEAELGQLGTLAHRRRLQAVPGNLGTFVIDRNLSSTNVCEAGCKFCAFHVAPGAAGGFCLSADDILKQVIESVERGATQVLIQGGLNPDLNLEFYERLFTAIKQHVHVCIHSLSPAEITFLARKSGLTLRETVARLRRAGLDSLPGGGAEILVDEVRQQVSPRKITTDEWLTVMEIAQELGMKTTATMVYGLGETPAQRVEHLIRLRTLQDKTGGFTAFIPWSFQPNKTQLIQHPATGPDYLRMVALARLVLDNITHVQAGWVTEGPDLAQLALVFGADDFGGVLMDEQVVRATGTAYAVAPDLVVALIAQTGLIPAQRDTQYGILRRFPA from the coding sequence ATGACTTCACCCGCTCACATGACGATGAAGCGGCCCCGCCTATCCTCCGCCGATGCTTTGGATCTTCTGCGCCATGGCGATACGGCTGAACTCATGGGCCGTGCCAATCTGATGCGCCACCAGATGCATGGGCCGGTCACCTGCTTTACCCACAGCCTGAATCTCAACCCGACCAACGTCTGTGAAAACCGCTGTGAACTGTGCGCTTTTTGGCGCGAGCCCGATGCCGCCGACGCCTATGTCCTGACCTTGGACCAGGCCCGTGACCGGCTCCTCGCTGCCCGTGATATGGGCCTGACGGATCTGCACATTGTCGGTGGACTTCAGGAGGCGGTCGGGCTTGAGTATTATGAATCCTTGTTCCGGCTGGCCCGCGAAATCATGCCCTCGGTTCTTGTCCAGGGCCTGACCGCCGTGGAAATCCGTTCCTTGGCCAACCGATCCAAGTTGCCGGTCGCAACCGTTCTGCAGCGCCTGCAAGCGGCCGGTCTCGCCGCTATCCCCGGCGGTGGGGCGGAAATTTTCAATGCCTCCGTACGCGACCGGGTCTGCTCAAAAAAGATTTCCGCGGAGGACTGGCTATCGGTTCACCGCCAAGCCCACGGCCTCGGACTCCCCAGTAATGCCACCATGCTCTTCGGGCATCTGGAAGCCGCCGAAGACATTATCGATCACCTCACCCGGCTGCGGGACTTACAGGATGTCACGGGCGGGTTTAAAGCCTTTATCCCCCTGCCCTTTCAGCCCCAGGGCACCCGCCTCTCGGTTGCCCGCGGCCCCGGCGGCTACACGGTCGCTCGCGTGGTCGCGATTTCCCGGCTGTTTCTGGACAATGTGCCACACATCCGGATGCTGGTGAACTATGTTGATCGCAAGTTGCTTCAGGTATTGCTTGAGGGCGGGGTGGATGATGTCGGCGGAACCAGTCTGGACGAACGGATTGCCAAGGCCGCAGGCGCCCCCACCGGACAACGCTTCGGATCAACCGGTGAAATGGTGTCGTTCATCAGCCAACTCGGCCTCAGTCCCCGTCTGGTAAACAGCCGTTACGAAGCGGCGGATTGTGCCTCACCACCTGCGATGGCGATTCCGGCCGAGCCGCCGGCCCCCTCCCCACTGTTGACCACCGCGCTCAGGAAAGCCTGTAATAACGAGCGACTCTCGGCCCCGGAGGCGGTGGCGCTTCTGGCTGAAGCCGAGTTGGGCCAACTTGGTACGTTGGCTCATCGGCGTCGCTTGCAGGCGGTTCCCGGAAACCTGGGGACCTTTGTCATCGACCGTAATCTGTCCAGCACGAATGTCTGTGAGGCCGGGTGTAAATTTTGTGCCTTCCATGTCGCGCCCGGGGCCGCAGGGGGCTTCTGCCTCTCTGCCGACGACATCCTGAAGCAGGTGATTGAGTCGGTTGAGCGCGGGGCAACCCAGGTACTGATCCAAGGCGGTTTGAATCCCGACCTCAATCTGGAGTTTTACGAGCGTTTGTTCACCGCCATCAAGCAACACGTCCATGTTTGCATCCATTCGCTCTCCCCCGCCGAGATCACCTTTCTCGCCCGGAAAAGCGGGTTAACCCTGCGCGAGACAGTGGCGCGATTGCGGCGGGCGGGCCTTGATTCCCTACCGGGGGGCGGTGCAGAAATCCTAGTGGATGAAGTGCGTCAGCAGGTCAGTCCCCGTAAGATCACGACCGACGAATGGCTGACGGTCATGGAGATTGCACAGGAACTGGGGATGAAGACTACGGCCACCATGGTGTATGGGCTCGGGGAAACCCCTGCCCAACGGGTGGAACATCTGATTCGGCTGCGCACCCTGCAGGACAAAACAGGTGGCTTCACCGCTTTTATTCCATGGAGCTTCCAACCCAATAAAACCCAGCTGATCCAGCACCCGGCCACCGGACCGGACTACCTGCGCATGGTTGCGCTGGCCCGATTGGTGCTCGACAACATTACGCATGTGCAGGCCGGCTGGGTGACGGAAGGACCTGATCTGGCCCAACTGGCGCTCGTTTTCGGGGCCGATGACTTTGGCGGTGTGCTCATGG